A window of Argopecten irradians isolate NY chromosome 1, Ai_NY, whole genome shotgun sequence contains these coding sequences:
- the LOC138332063 gene encoding zinc finger protein 235-like, which translates to MIMEDSNTQTPETDQNQNIGSEQCYQSDYCEKDEKELSDKGGPTQYPKSRKVKKYYNCGVCGKRFRQRGLARAHLQIHVHTGEKPFKCDFCGKRFSHAGTLKAHIRIHTGEKPYICDVCGKGFSQTCTLKAHIRIHTGEKPYKCDFCGNSYRYPGPLQTHLGIHTGETPRIWQCDVCGKGFHQRGALQVHLRIHTGDKPYKCEVCGYEFSFQGSLHTHLQTHTGEKPYKCDFCCKRFRQMSALKSHHRIHTGEKVNTCDVCGEGFSQSSSLQTHLRTHTGEKPYQCNVCGKALSSNVSLQTHLRTHTGEEPYKCDVCGKALSTKGSLQIHLRTHTGERPYTCDVCGKSLSTKGSLQIHLRTHTGERPYTCDVCNKAFCQSGSLRAHLRIHTGEKPFKCDVCGQQFCQKGALQTHLRTHTWENP; encoded by the coding sequence ATGATAATGGAGGATAGTAATACACAGACACCAGAGACAGATCAAAACCAGAATATCGGATCAGAGCAGTGTTACCAATCTGATTACTGTGAGAAGGATGAGAAGGAATTAAGTGACAAAGGTGGTCCAACGCAATACCCAAAGTCGCGTAAAGTTAAGAAGTATTACAACTGTGGTGTATGTGGCAAGAGGTTTAGGCAGAGAGGTCTCGCACGGGCACACCtccagatacatgtacatacaggagagaagccTTTCAAATGTGACTTTTGTGGTAAAAGGTTTAGTCATGCAGGCACCCTTAAGGCACACAtcaggatacatacaggagaaaaACCTTATATATGTGACGTTTGTGGTAAAGGGTTTAGTCAGACATGTACCCTTAAGGCACATAtcaggatacatacaggagagaagccttacaaatgtgattttTGTGGGAACAGTTATAGATATCCAGGTCCCCTTCAGACACATCTAGGTATACATACTGGGGAAACACCTAGAATATGGCAATgcgatgtctgtggtaagggattCCATCAGAGAGGTGCCTTGCAGGTACATctcaggatacatacaggagataaaccatACAAATGTGAGGTATGTGGTTATGAGTTTAGCTTTCAAGGATCTTTACATACGCACCTCcagacacatacaggagagaagccttacaaatgtgattttTGTTGCAAGAGGTTCAGGCAGATGAGTGCCCTTAAGTCACACCacagaatacatacaggagagaaagtTAACACGTGTGATGTTTGTGGTGAGGGGTTTAGCCAGTCAAGTAGCCTACAAacacacctcaggacacatacaggagagaaaccttaccaATGCAATGTTTGTGGTAAGGCTCTAAGCTCAAATGTATCCCTACAAActcacctcaggacacatacaggagaggaaccttacaaatgtgatgtctgtggtaaggcaCTAAGCACAAAAGGGTCTCTACAAatacacctcaggacacatacaggagagagaCCATAcacatgtgatgtctgtggtaagtcACTAAGCACAAAAGGATCCCTACAAatacacctcaggacacatacaggagagagaCCATACACATGCGATGTATGCAATAAGGCGTTTTGTCAGTCAGGGTCCCTACGGGCACACctcaggatacatacaggagagaagccgtttaaatgtgatgtttgtggtcagCAGTTCTGTCAGAAAGGTGCCTTACAGACACATCTCAGGACACATACATGGGAGAACCCTTAA